Genomic segment of Strigops habroptila isolate Jane chromosome 12, bStrHab1.2.pri, whole genome shotgun sequence:
tacagaaatcaAAGCCAGAAGAGCTTACTTACCAGGAGggaaacactgaaaaggaaGGAGCCCCTTAGAAGAGGAACGGACTATGTGTGACCAGCTCTTTCAAGATACTTTTAGCTGACTTGAGCTGCCTTTTCTgatgctggatttttttaaggctCTTGGATCTCTGGTTGCATGAATTTCTGCATGTAGAGCTACAGAGAGCACACATGCACTGACCCTGCCCTCAGAGCCACCTCCAAGTTACCCAGGGGTGGAAGCCACGAGGATGCGTGCGCAGCGGAGAGAACTGCCAGTGCAAATACAggtcaaaatgcatttttacattttttactgtaaatgtCAGTCATCACATTTTTTGTATTCTGTATTgattttatatgtaaaatagCCTATGCCCAATAAAACAGATGCAGTGAGTAAGGTTACCCTCTCCAGATACTCAGAGTGTAACAGGTCGAgttatttgcacgtgctttcCTGTAACATCAGttagaaaacacacatttttctgctgTCACCAGTCAGTATTTTGGGTCATAGCTATTCATAAGAAGAAATGCAGCTTGTCAGAGTTGTCTGGGGTTGAAGGGGACAAGGTGCAGAGGAGTAGTTTCACCTAGAAAGGTCCTGACCTGTTAAAGTGCATCCTGACACCAATAGGCACAGGGTTAATTTCTGCCCTCGGCTTTTTCTCCTTGCCTTGCACTCAAAATACTTATTGTGGCCATTGTAAAACTCCACACCTGTGTACCCTGCTTCACTTGAGTGATTCCAGAATGACTTGTCACCTTCAAAAGAGCTTTGCAACCTGTGTGTGAGGCTCATGCTCATGCTCCTGGACTGAAAGCCATCACTGAGAACCCAGCAAGCCTCCATCGTACAGCGGGGTACAGAACAAAGATGGCACTCCCAGAACCAACATGCAACTAACCCTCATGTACCTAAAAGCAGAAAGACGTGCAAGCACTTTACTACATATTGGAGAAATCACCTACTGCAGTGCACAATGCCTTCAGTACAGACAGTTTTCTATATAGTGTTTTCTGTATAGTTAAGATGGGAGATACTTGGTAAATATAACATCTCTGGGGAGTAAATATGAAGAGTTGAAGCGGGCCTGCTGCTAGTAATTGGTTTCTTTGACACATATGAAAGTAATTTAACTTTTTGAAAGGGAGACAGCTTACTGcccttttgtttctctgaagaCAAACTGCAAATCATCTAAACATGCAGCATTTTCCAtggttaaaaaaatgaaactaaaacaATAACCTTTTCTAGCTAGTCGTGCAGAGCCCTTCTGGGGAGCAGAGCACAAACTTGCCTGCATAACCACTGCCCTTCAACCTGAGCTACATGCTGACACCACAAATGCCCTTTAATGCCAGAGCAGTGACCCCTGCTCTGCAGAATTGGCCATTCATTTGAGGAAAGCTTTTCAAAACCCAGCTGGAAGGCACGAGGGGAATCAAACTGGGCCACAGGTGCTGAGGGAAACCAGAACTAACTGTTATCATAAAGGGGAAACGTCCCCTAGTGTGATCTCTCGTTGCTTACACTCCTTACCTAAAGTAGTTTTAactgggaggaagaaggagaaaacacatCAGCATCCTTCCCTAAATGCCCAAGTGAAACATCTtgttccagccctgctgccttgTGTCCTTCCTCTCCCTAGAGGGATTCGCTCCTTGGGACAGGGCTTGAccacagcagaaacacacacaagccatgcaagaagaggaaagagagcaGATACTGTACCAAAGGGCAGGGCACGCTCGCCCCGTCCAGGCCTGGTAAACCTGGGTCCCTTTTGCAGCCTGCAATGCTGCAATCTGCCTGTGTGAAAACATAACTGCTTGTTGAGAGTGAGAAAGGACACGGGAGTTACTCAAACGGACAGAGGAGGAATGGTCCAGAACTTTACACCTCTATTTCTGATGACACAGCAAGTCAGCAGAGTGGTTTTATGGTAGGGAATTCACAGACATACAGAGCCTGTCATCTGGGAAAGATCTTCTATACACAAACCAGAGATTCACATTTGTAACAGCGCAGTGAAAAAGATGAGGGTTAAATCATCCAACATGttgagggaggaagggggatCCATCAGGAACAAAAAATTTAATTGTAGTTCACATTCAATCTCCAGGCAAAATAAAGCATAGTGACTGAGGGAGCTTTTTGCTGGTATAGTGGAGCTGTACAACAGCTTTGATTGGCATAACTGTGCTGGCGGGGTGAGAAAAAGTTACTTTTAGACAAGAAATGGGTTTTTGGAGCCTGTTGTACCTGCCAGTACTAATTACATGCCTCTGAACTAAGGTCTAACAGCTAcatttaaggccaggttggacacaggggcttggagcaacccactctagtggaaggtgtccctgcccgtggcagggggttggagctggatgagctttaatgtcccttccaatccaaaccatataattctatgatttaagTAGTTTCCGTTCGATAAAAATCACTCTTTTCATCCTGCAGCCTCAAAGTATTTTAGAGAAAGGATCTCTCTGGTTTTAGTCATCATATGAAAAGCAGTAATGAAAAGGAGGTAGATTTTACCAGGCCAAGTAACTTGTTATAAACCAgtacatgtttttttctgggcCCTGTCGAAGGAGAGGTTCTGGAAGTGAACGTGGGAGATCCCCCTTCCTCAGGCTCAAAcacacaggaggttccctgGAAAGCCTCTCTGCACACACTGCTCAGTGGTGGACTGGGATGTGTTCAAGAAGGGACAGATCTGAGCCATGAGCTGCTATCTCAGGTAGAGAAACATGGGGATGTCTCTTCTCCCAGCGGCACTTTCTGGCAGCCTGGGGACCTCCAGCTCATCCGTCACTTACCTTTGGCAGCACTAAGATGCCACCAACTCTGAACCACATCCCCACACAGGACAGCTAGAGCCAGGCCCACCCCTCGCTTGGTTTGTGGAGACGAAAGGGTGGAATCTTGCTTTCTAATTGCCTGATCTTGCTTTCTGATTGCCTCCCATCCACTGCATGGAGTTACTCCCTGATTTCCAATGTACTCAAAAGCCAGGCCGCAGCTTCACCAGGGCACGCTATCTCCCGAAGAGCATTACTGAAACCCATTGTTCCTGACTACAATAAGAAGGTCTTTATACaaagattctttctttttactgctgTGGCTTGCTCCCATCTGGCCAGTGAGGAGCCCTTAGAGCAAGCAATGAGCTTCCAGCAGTGCCGATAAACCATtaggaaaagtgagaaaacaataACCATCTGCTCTGatttactgcaaaataaagaacTAACCGaaccctccctccctttccctggcTGCAAACCCACGTCTCCTTATCCATCCCGGCAGCGCGTGCTTAGGGTGGCTGAAATAAAGGACATACCACGGGGCAAGGCTGATCCAGTCCGGGGGGGCCTGGTTCCCCCTTCTGCCCTTTGGCTCCTTTTCTGCCCGGTATTCCTCGCTCACCCTGTTGGCACAGCAGGAAGATATCAGGAACAGGAAGGGAAACACCTTTGGCTCTAAGTCACACAGCACTTGCAGAATCCCCCACCTCAGCCAGGATGTTTGCACTGAGAAATTAAATCACTGTGGAAATCTTCAGTGAAAGCTGGGTGGAGATATTTTAATAGATAATTTGATAACAGAATGACTAAATGACTGGTTTCTGCTAGAAACCAGGTTGGTATCTGACAGTAAATGGAAGCACCAgcttccagcactgccctgtgcTCAGCTGGGCTCCTACCTCCGGCTGGGCATCCCTTTGTTTGAGGATCCCTGGAACAAAACCTTTGACTCTCATCCATTTTCAAGGTCTATAAACCCTAACTAGCAATTCTTTGCAACCTGGAGCTGTCAGGCTGCTCCATTTCCCCACAATGGTTGTGCTGGAGGGGGCAGGATTACAGAAAGCACTTCTCAGTGGGTAGGAATTAACTGGATGTCCCGTCTCGTGCTGGGACCAGGCAAATACTTGTGTGCAGAAAAGGCCTTATAGGGGTGAGCTGAGAAACACACCCAGGCTGGAGAGGGAACCAGCACCCATGGCAAGAGCATCATCCTGCTCCCACGAGCATCTCTGCAGCCAGAACCCACTCACCTTCTCGCCTCTTTCACTTcgctctcctttctctcctctgagACCTGGGAAACCCTGTCACAACCATTTTTAGATGAAGAAGGGTAAAAAAAGAGAGGTTGGTGAGTTTAGTGTGTGAACATCCCAGCATGAGCTCAACATAAGCAATCTCCAGCAATCAACCCATCCTCCCACGGTGAAGAACatggtattttcttcctgatgaCTTGGTATGTCAGCAGTTTCTTGGGAAAGCTGGTGCTTTACCATACCCCGCTAACATTGCAGCTATCAGAGTGTCTCATTTCACTGAATCCAATACAAGTACTCTCAGGTGGAAAGGGAAACCCCCACAGCATCTTTAGCTGAGCAGTTACCGCTGTGCAGTGGAATAATCCAGCAACTGGCCTGAATTAAGCCCTTTCCCACAGACATCATTCCATGGGCACCGTGTTTAAGGGACAGCAGTCTATACAGGGTTAGCTACATACTTCTCTAACAATCTCAAGCAATTTGATGGCCTTTACACGCATGTTTCTACATATCACAAGTAATGTTTTCCATACTCACATCCAATCCTGGCTCCCCTGGTTTTCCCTGCagtaataaaatagtaaaataaaagttcagACATGCTGTATCGAGTTTGGTGTTGCAGACAAACTTATACCCACTTGGTAAAATATGGGGCTCACCTACCAACCCCTGAGGTTCAAAGGGGAGCCCCTCACCACACACTGGGGTCATGCTGGTAAGCCCAGCTCTGGTGGGACCCACTATGGAAAGAGTTTACAGCCCCTGTTTTAGGATTacaccacaccaccaccactgcttcCCCACACCAATAACTACCTTCTCTCCTTTGGTACCGGGTAGGCCGATGAGCCCTGGAGCACCTGGGAGACCCttggagaaaagggaaacacaGCATTGGGATAGCTGCTTTACAGGTTGCTGTTGATGGCCAGAAATGAGGCATGGCAAAACAACTCACAGCGGGTCCAGTGTGGCCGTGGTCGCCCTTCTCACCACTGtcacctttttctcccttcGCACCATCCAAGCCCTGCAGAAACGAAATGGCATCAGCCAAGATAGACCTGGCAGCTCTGCCACCCcgtgcatccaccacctcctGCCACATCTCTGGGGTGCTTATACCCATGCTGCTGTTAATGCCTTCCTCTTGACTACATCATATAAGAAAGTAGTTGAAAACACAGGTTTATGCTGTGGGTTTGGAAACCCTGACTTGCACGTGCCAGTGGCTCTCAGGACTCTGTGCTGGAAGGAGGTTTAGGATCATAAATGtgtttggaaggaaaaatggCTTGTTTGCTGCAATGCCAAACTGCTCAACGGCATAACCAAGGGATGTGTTGTCACAAAAACATCAGTCCCCAGAGCTGACAGGCCTTTGTGAGCCTGTAAATAATGCACTGGCAGCCGGGAAACAGTGGGTGACATTTCATTTATTGACTTACTTTAGGCCCCTGGATTCCTGGAGGACCCTGCAGGAAAGACAATGGTGCATTTGAGCAAAACACAGTTTCAAAACCAAAGCTCAAAGTTTGCTTCCCAAACCATTTCTTGCTCAAATTATGGGCTGACAATGgccaaatatttcttttcaagacaGGTGGCAGTTTATTTGGTTCTCTGACGTCAAATcagggggaaggggaagtggAAAAGAGCAACTTTGCAACAATAAAGCTCTGCGACATGAGCTTTGCTGACTGAAGTGACAGCAAGCTCTGGAGGGTGGCATCCTGCCACCATGGCCCTCCAAGCCTGGACACATCCTGGCCTTCCTGATGCCCTTGACAGCTCCTCAGCCTTTTGGAGCATCGTCTTTTGTAGCATCGTAGGTACCAAACACTTTAGATACCTGCACCAAAACTGCTCTGTGTATTCATCGCCACCCGCATCCTCTCCCACTGCAGTTGATGGCACAAATCTTAATGACTTGGGCAAGTTTATGGGAATACAGACACTGTTGAGGTGGGGAACAGGCTTTCCCATCCCAtaaggttttctcttttccccattCCAAGGAACAACTTGGTTATTTGCAAAATGTGCCATAAGCACTGATGTACTCTCCTAAATCAGGCGCTTCCAAAGATAGCACAcaatgctgcagctcttccctggtTTTGATCCCAGATCCACAGCAGCCCACAGCGATTAAACAGAGCAAACCACCCTCATCTTAACTAATCACTTGTGATACAAATCTGCAGCAATGCTCAAGTGCACAAGCTGCTTCCCAGAGTCTTACCATAGGGCCGGGTAATCCGGGGGGTCCAGGCTCGGGTATGATCTGCAGAAGGGAATTAAACAGCATGTGAATGGAACACAGGGACAAGACAGTTTGGGAATGGAAACCTCACATGGCCCAGAATCATGATTTAGTGCCCTCTGATTTAATAGCTTTAATCAAAATACCTGCTAATCAGAGTTGCTTGTagtgtttataaataaatgaatcttAACAAGCACATGAATCAAGCTGGCCTCTAGAATGAGAAGTGTGAGCCATGTATCTGCCAATCACAGAATGGATGTAATGGAAAATGATGCCATTTTTTGCACAGACCAGAGGGAACCAGCCCTTTTggttaaaaaccccaaaaaatgcagaacaaaattgGAGCTCTCATATCATTAATTAAAAACTATCAAACCTCACCActtttgcttaaaagaaaaaggcattgataaggaaaaaaggatGCTGAAACGCTATAAAACTGCAAGGAGCCCAGTatgttttcagaacaaaacGTAATTCCAACAGCAGCATCCAGTATCTCAACCATCAATTCAAAACCTAAAGTAACTTTGCAGTGCTGAGTGTGCAAAGCATTCTTCCCACACGGATAAACCCCATTTAGACACATCTGGAAGTTCTTGTAGCAAAGTACAAGTTCTTGTAGTTGGGTTTTGCTCCCCTTCACTATGCTGATGGATGTGGGACCAGCAACTCAGCCTGCACCCCCCAACCTCGCCTGACGCCACATCATGGAAGAGGCTTTAAGTTGCCAGGATCTTACATGATTGTTCTGCAAACACGGTGACCCGGTGTCCCCTTTATCTCCTTTGTCTCCTTTTGGTCCTTCTGCTCCCTAAAAGATAGAAAAGGACCGCTGACGTGGTGCATCTCccaggaaagcaaaaacaagagaaaattacATCTGTCTTCCTCCTAACTCCAGCAAAGCTCGTGTTCATCCCCAGGGGACTTTGAGGAAGCgttttcttcttgctgctggCTTAGATCTCCTTCTGACTAAGCCGTTATCATCATTAGCAAAGGAAATTCAAAGCTCCCACATCCTCCAGTGCTGCAGTAACGTGATGGGGACAGGCCACTGCTTAAATCAGCAAACCCAGCCTTACCCTGAGCACTTGCAGACATCAATACATAGAAGAACCAAGCAGCAAACGTACAGGAACAGAGAGGGACGTACCGGTGGACCCGCTAAGCCCATTTCTCCTGTCTCTCCTTTCTGTCCTGTGATCCCCGTGCTGCCCTGGTCACCCTTCGCTCCTTTGGGACCCTGGAAGTTTACAGAAAACAACTTACTTACAAGAAAACCATTTAGAAACAGCCTTTCTGCTGTTTGTCTCCATATTGCAGCACGAGCTCACGAAAACAGATTTTAACATTAAAACTTACATGTGCCACTTTTGCGGGCGCAGCAGAATTTGGCTGGGCCAGAGCAGGGACTGCAGCCGCTTAGGGTTGGGAGGGTTTACAACAAGGTTTGATGCGTCTGATGAACCACTTATAAAAGGAGCCCCTCTAGCTAGGCAGATGTGGCCACGAGCAGCATCTGCGTGCTCATAGCTGAGCATGGTGCCATAGGCAAAGGGTGGTTAATGCAAGGAGATGCAGCTGAACATTATGGGGCAGAGCTTGCTCTTGGCAGGCTGAGATTTGCTTTTCACAGCGACAGCTCTCACAGACACACAATAAGCTCCTTTTCAACTCAGTTCCTGCAAGGTCTCACTTGATCCAGCCATGCCCCACGCACCTTTTCACCATCCAGCCCAGGCGGACCCggcaagcccagctctccctgcagtgACACAAAGAAAGGGGAGCCCATGGTAAATGGAATCAGAAAATCATCTCAGGGGAGCATTTTGCAAGGAAACGAGTTATTCACGTGTATCAGCTGTTGTGGTTGTGGGTTTGCCATTGCCAGGTTTGACAGCAGCAGTAAGAatgcttcatagaatcatagaatggttttgctTGGAGGACAATTTCTACATGGAGAACCACTACTGACCATATCACTCTGTAGGAAACACTGCAGAGATTGGGCTCACCTTTGGACCTGGAGCACCTTGGGGGCCCGGTGGCCCTGGGGGACCTGGTGAAccctgaaacacagcaaacaaaatagGGATGAGCATGATGAATATGGCACATAATCCTTGGatgagctgggagcagctcccaACCGCGATCTAAACAGACACTCGGATGATTGGGGTTGCCTGAACGTCGTGATGAGCTCAGCTGACATGAAGTAACCAAGGGCCTCTCTGGCATAGGGATGTTCATGCAAAAGGAAACACAATTGGAGCTAGCTGGGTGTaccagtgcagcagcacatgTGGCAAGAGGCAACATGCCTTTAGCTGGACGTGTGGCCCCAAATCTGATGGTCTCTTTTTGCattctcccctctcccagctggCCTGGGAAAAGCATCCTGCTGAAAACAGGGATAACCAGCCAGGGAAGTGCAATTGAAGAGGGGAAATGAAGGAGTCGGGGTGAGCAGGAAAACCTTGCACACATAAATaggctggttttgctgtgcATTGCTGGGTGTGGAGACCACGAACCACCTTGAGACAAACAAATAACTTGGAACTTGTGAATTATCTCAAGCAGCAAAACCTCATGTTCTCGCTCagctgaaaaccaaaccagcacCACCTCCTCAAGCACCTTTTTCCATGACTGCACACTCAAATACTGTGACATTTAATCACAGCAGAATCCTTTGCAAAGCTCTGCCCATGAGACAGGTCAGCGCACAAACACTGCAAACAGCTCATaagcaagaaaacaggaatgttAGTGAGGTTCAGTGATGTGCCCTTTGGCAATCTCCGCATGCAGAACACGGGAGAGGTGCTGGGTCCAGCACATGAAGTCTCCAGATGTTTGATGGAGCCTCTCCAACCACCGCAATCCACAAACCCCACTCACAAAGCTGCATGCAGACACCTGGCAAACAGTAGTTACCATCACTTTGTGTATCCCTGCAGCCTGTTGTAAAACAATGAGGATGGGTCTCAAATATGTCTGTATTGACTCTATTCAGCTTCTTTCACCATAATGAAAATAGCAGGGTGATGCTGGGTCGGGCAGGTTAGGGCTCAGGCATcgtttcccttcctcctgcatcccaaCTGCTACttgcaaacaaaaccactccAGGGGATGCAGAGGGAAAACCACAGTTCCACAGTGTGCCATGGGAATAACACCCTGCAACCCGCAGCGTTTGAGCTGTAATTTGGCAGCTCACACTCACTGCATCAGTTACTATGCCACAGGCTGTGTTGGGGGTTGCTTTTACCTGCAGAATATTAGCTCACATCCCACAGCTGGACCCCACCATCCTGGTACCCAGCCTGAGCTCACAGCCTTGAGTTTTGCCACCTAAATATCCTAAATATCCTCAGCCCCAAGATGAAATCAACTCTTTCGCACTAACCCACAGGAATCAGCATGGTGTTGGAGCAGAGCTTACCTTGAGAGCATCCAGGATTCGGCCATCATAGTCGATCACTACAGTGTCACCCTGTTCCCCTTTCAGACCAGGGGGACCCTGCAACCAGGACAAATCCTATTTAGTTTTACAGCATCTGAGAAGCAGGTGGTACGAAAGCAGAGACCTGACCCCCAGTGTTTGGGGATCACCTTAAAACACCATTGATTTGATCCATTCCTAGTCTGACAGCTCTAACTGCCATCCAACCAAACCTCAAAAGGGCATAAATCTGTGTAAGGAACACTTgtgcttgaacactgccagggatggggcagccacagcttctctgggcaccctgtgccagcgcctcagcaccctcacagggaagagcttcttcctaatatctccCATGGCAGTGTTCAGTTCCTACATATGGGTTTGTTTAAATAAGCATCATCTCTATTTTCTAGCACTGAACTGATCCTGAGGTGATTCAGCCACAGACTAAGCAGAAAGAGGTGGTGGGGAACAGCTCAGGTCAAGGCAAATACACAActccaaacagaaaaagcaaaaccctgAACATCCATACCCGGGGTCCGATGGAGCCAACTCCTCCCTTCTCACCAGGTTCAccctgaaaagcaaaatcacatttttgGTTCACGGAGACCAAGGAAAATATAGGGTATTTATCTTAAAAACACTGCAACTACATGAGGTGCCAAGATACGTTTTAGATTAAGAA
This window contains:
- the COL23A1 gene encoding collagen alpha-1(XXIII) chain — translated: MSAGSGAAAGTATSALCLLLSLTAVAVCLLLGAKTAELQGRLAALEERGPGPLLDALQPRVEQLFREKLGEGLAKLRTAREAPSDCMCPPGPPGRRGKPGRRGEPGPAGQSGRDGYPGPLGLDGKPGPPGPKGEKGEAGDIGPRGLKGEPGEEGLVGARGPPGPKGEPGIQGKKGDDGIPGEPGLMGPKGEKGSVGPKGENGTDGLPGPKGEPGEKGGVGSIGPRGPPGLKGEQGDTVVIDYDGRILDALKGSPGPPGPPGPQGAPGPKGELGLPGPPGLDGEKGPKGAKGDQGSTGITGQKGETGEMGLAGPPGAEGPKGDKGDKGDTGSPCLQNNHIIPEPGPPGLPGPMGPPGIQGPKGLDGAKGEKGDSGEKGDHGHTGPAGLPGAPGLIGLPGTKGEKGKPGEPGLDGFPGLRGEKGERSERGEKGERGIPGRKGAKGQKGEPGPPGLDQPCPVVCPLFQPP